One window of the Anguilla rostrata isolate EN2019 chromosome 13, ASM1855537v3, whole genome shotgun sequence genome contains the following:
- the lrrn2 gene encoding leucine-rich repeat neuronal protein 2 translates to MRKDTMFWVQAHLFLGVAGALVIHSMPWKVACPDQCVCQIKPWYSPQSVYREAPTVDCNDLLLTQLPSQLPPETHTLRLQSNLISALDQSELPGLVNLTELDLSQNSFSNSRRLRIAGMPVLLSLHMEENQLRHLPDAAFSGLPGLQELYLNHNRLRNISPGAFKGLENLLRLHLNSNRLAAIDRRWFHALPRLEVLMIGGNPVDAIQDLNFKPLGSLRSLVLAGMGLRELSERSLEGLYSLESISFYDNHLTKVPKEALQQLPGLKFLDLNKNPIQLVRQGDFRNMLHLKELGLNNMDELVSIEHSAMENLPELTKLEITNNPRLSYIHPQAFRRLSSMESLMLNSNALSALHRETVSSLPSLQEISLHTNPIRCDCLIRWVGAEADRPVRFIEPQSTFCSEPPELKARRVKEVSFREMADSCLPLIAPGTFPPYVQARQGENLVLHCRALADPEPSIYWVTPKGLRLSTSSSYGPYQVLTEGTLEIAGITADEAGFYTCVAQNLVGADTQSVTVRVDGVDGARPSSTWRGKDNLEVKDVRERYALLAWPVNYNVPSARLSWLTNESLADRHRHSARILAGTQGFNLTRLQPGTRYRVCLHLGPNDTSCVHLRTKAVPASAATPDLTPALLLAASALVFLLTAKACQGGASPGWRRPGQDPLKAQACLLPSEVKGHVAAQCPQQKQRQAQVQPTQTQKQQQQQQAHWLKTKEASNSTGTENSDAQHPQNVQGPPAESC, encoded by the coding sequence ATGAGAAAGGACACCATGTTCTGGGTGCAAGCCCATCTCTTCCTGGGCGTGGCCGGTGCCTTGGTCATTCACTCCATGCCGTGGAAGGTGGCGTGCCCCGACCAGTGCGTCTGCCAGATCAAGCCGTGGTACTCGCCACAGTCCGTGTACAGGGAGGCCCCGACGGTGGACTGCAACGACCTCCTCCTGACCCAGCTTCCTTCCCAGCTCCCCCCGGAGACGCACACCCTGCGGCTGCAGAGCAACCTCATCAGCGCGCTGGACCAGAGCGAGCTGCCGGGCCTGGTCAACCTGACCGAGCTCGACCTCTCCCAGAACAGCTTCAGCAACAGCCGCCGCCTGAGGATCGCCGGCATGCCCGTCCTCCTGAGCCTGCACATGGAGGAGAACCAGCTGCGTCACCTGCCCGACGCCGCCTTCTCCGGCCTGCCGGGCCTGCAGGAGCTGTACCTCAACCACAACCGGCTCAGGAACATCTCCCCGGGGGCCTTCAAGGGCCTGGAGAACTTGCTGAGGCTCCACCTCAACTCCAACCGACTGGCGGCGATCGACCGGCGCTGGTTCCACGCGCTGCCGCGGCTGGAGGTCCTCATGATCGGGGGAAACCCGGTGGACGCAATCCAGGACCTCAACTTCAAGCCCCTGGGCTCCCTCCGCAGCCTGGTTCTGGCAGGGATGGGTCTGCGCGAGCTCTCCGAGAGGTCCCTGGAGGGACTTTATAGCTTAGAGAGCATCTCCTTCTACGACAACCACCTGACCAAAGTCCCGAAGGAGGCCCTGCAGCAGCTACCCGGTTTGAAGTTTCTCGACCTGAACAAGAACCCCATTCAACTGGTGCGGCAGGGGGACTTCAGGAACATGCTGCACCTAAAGGAACTGGGGCTCAATAACATGGACGAGCTGGTCTCGATAGAGCATTCTGCCATGGAGAACCTGCCGGAGCTCACCAAGCTGGAGATCACCAACAACCCCAGGCTGTCCTACATCCACCCCCAGGCCTTCCGGCGTCTGTCCAGCATGGAGAGTCTGATGCTGAACAGCAACGCCCTCAGCGCCCTCCACAGGGAGACCGTCAGCTCCCTGCCCAGCCTGCAGGAGATCAGCCTGCACACCAACCCCATCCGCTGCGACTGCCTGATACGCTGGGTGGGGGCGGAGGCCGACAGGCCCGTCCGCTTCATCGAGCCCCAGTCCACGTTCTGTTCCGAGCCCCCCGAGCTCAAGGCCAGGAGGGTGAAAGAGGTCTCCTTCCGAGAGATGGCCGACAGCTGCTTGCCCCTGATCGCTCCGGGGACGTTCCCGCCGTACGTACAGGCCAGGCAGGGAGAAAACCTGGTCCTCCACTGCCGGGCCCTCGCCGACCCCGAGCCGAGCATCTACTGGGTCACCCCCAAGGGCCTCAGGCTCTCCACCTCGTCCAGCTACGGTCCGTATCAGGTGCTCACGGAGGGCACCTTGGAGATCGCTGGGATCACTGCAGACGAGGCGGGTTTCTACACGTGCGTGGCTCAGAACCTCGTGGGTGCCGACACGCAGAGTGTGACGGTTCGGGTGGACGGCGTGGACGGTGCCCGACCCTCGAGCACCTGGCGGGGCAAGGACAACCTGGAGGTGAAGGACGTCCGGGAGCGCTACGCCCTCCTAGCCTGGCCCGTCAACTACAACGTGCCCTCCGCCCGGCTCTCCTGGCTGACCAACGAGAGCCTGGCGGACCGCCACAGGCACAGCGCCCGCATCCTGGCGGGCACCCAGGGCTTCAACCTCACCCGCCTGCAGCCTGGGACCCGCTACAGGGTGTGCCTGCACCTGGGGCCCAACGACACCTCCTGCGTCCACCTCAGGACGAAGGCGGTCCCGGCGAGCGCGGCCACCCCGGACCTGACCCCCGCGCTCCTCCTGGCGGCGTCGGCCCTCGTCTTCCTCCTGACCGCCAAAGCCTGCCAGGGCGGGGCCTCCCCGGGCTGGAGGAGGCCGGGACAGGATCCGCTGAAGGCCCAGGCCTGTCTCCTGCCTTCCGAGGTGAAGGGCCACGTGGCGGCGCAGTGCCCCCAGCAGAAGCAGCGGCAGGCCCAGGTGCAGCCGACGCAGAcgcaaaagcagcagcagcagcagcaggcgcaCTGGCTTAAAACGAAGGAAGCCTCCAACTCCACCGGCACGGAAAACAGCGACGCTCAGCATCCACAAAATGTTCAGGGGCCGCCAGCGGAGTCCTGCTAG